In Verrucomicrobiia bacterium, a genomic segment contains:
- a CDS encoding prolyl oligopeptidase family serine peptidase yields MKISRRSFLTLLLLVLLVHQRGSAAEDLVRREWKVDEVVREALVYVPERAKTNTAPVVFVFHGHAGSMQNTVRTFRIHTLWPEAIVVYPQGLNTPGRLTDPEGKKPGWQHGAGAQGDRDLKFFDAMLTSLKKDYKVDGKRMYSTGHSNGGGFTYLLWATRGEHFAAYAPSAAAASAIGRELSLDQKSTAYSVPKDEAARSNPADKASAVEKSASAVANMAPKPQPFLHLGAENDPLVKFAWQKSTIDRLREFNQCGDGKPWKDENGATQYLSKIGAPVVVYLHDGGHKFPDKGPELIVKFFKENAQP; encoded by the coding sequence ATGAAGATATCGCGCCGCAGTTTCCTGACATTGCTGTTGCTGGTGTTGCTGGTTCATCAAAGGGGGTCGGCAGCAGAAGACTTGGTGCGACGTGAATGGAAGGTGGATGAGGTGGTGCGTGAAGCGCTGGTGTATGTGCCTGAAAGGGCGAAAACGAATACTGCGCCGGTGGTGTTTGTGTTCCACGGTCACGCTGGCAGCATGCAGAATACTGTCCGCACATTTCGCATTCACACGCTTTGGCCTGAGGCTATCGTGGTATATCCGCAAGGGTTGAACACGCCGGGACGTCTGACCGATCCTGAAGGAAAGAAACCGGGTTGGCAGCATGGGGCTGGAGCCCAAGGGGATCGTGACCTGAAATTCTTTGATGCCATGCTTACGAGCCTGAAGAAGGATTACAAGGTGGATGGGAAACGGATGTATTCCACGGGACATTCCAATGGCGGCGGTTTCACCTATCTTCTCTGGGCTACGCGCGGTGAACACTTCGCGGCCTATGCTCCATCTGCTGCCGCGGCGAGTGCCATTGGGCGTGAATTGAGTCTGGATCAAAAATCAACGGCCTACTCAGTTCCCAAGGACGAAGCTGCACGTTCCAATCCAGCTGACAAAGCCTCTGCAGTTGAGAAATCTGCTAGTGCCGTAGCCAATATGGCACCCAAGCCACAACCCTTCTTGCATTTGGGTGCGGAGAATGACCCCTTGGTAAAGTTCGCCTGGCAGAAGTCCACGATTGACCGCTTGCGCGAATTCAACCAATGCGGAGATGGCAAGCCGTGGAAGGATGAAAATGGAGCCACGCAATATCTTTCCAAAATAGGTGCCCCCGTCGTCGTTTACCTACACGACGGTGGACACAAGTTTCCGGACAAGGGGCCTGAGCTCATAGTGAAATTTTTCAAAGAAAACGCACAACCGTGA